From a single Oscillospiraceae bacterium genomic region:
- a CDS encoding beta-N-acetylhexosaminidase, translated as MQTFNFTGDTQPIISGLQLLAEAGKFALSPDGTAITVTQGGKGFAVTQNSITYEREIDFFRAVSYVLQGNFDVAQQSAFSQNGYMLDCSRNAVATVPAVKRLLQSMSLMGLNTLQLYTEDTFEIPEWEYFGYQRGRYTADELKEIDTYAAKLGIELIPCVQTLAHLNAALRWVQFHDIIDCNDILLVGEEKTYKFIDDMMKQLASCFTSRNINIGMDEAHMLGLGKYLDKHGYQNRTEIMCRHLTKVVEICKKYGFKPMMWSDMFFRLVGGDYYHGSDVPFPKEILELLPPEVTLVYWDYYHLSQAHYEGMLKQHKKFPNPIGFAGGAWKWGGLAPDLRFNMHTSRSSLAACRATGVDIVFATGWGDNGAECPAFSVLPALQLQAECGYIDFKYTQPKSLDAVDILDCTIFTDAELAARFAVCTGGVWEDFFLLDDVNNTTARRDGTTNTSKPLLYQDVLLGLFDKHVDIATFPAHYETLTDKLHAAAKRNGEWGYLFNHMATLSDLLMVKSTVGIAITEAYRNGEREKLRTLANNVLPGLCGMVDELILSFETFWARENKPQGLEVIHIRLGGVRTRLLAAQRRINGYLDGDIERLEELEVERLGFNGPIPEGADINTHCNIWERIVSACPMNG; from the coding sequence ATGCAAACATTTAATTTCACAGGCGATACACAGCCGATTATCAGCGGCTTGCAACTGCTTGCCGAGGCCGGCAAATTTGCCTTGTCGCCCGACGGCACGGCTATCACTGTCACGCAAGGCGGCAAGGGTTTTGCCGTTACGCAAAATTCTATCACATACGAGCGCGAAATTGATTTTTTCCGTGCTGTAAGCTATGTACTGCAAGGTAATTTTGACGTTGCGCAGCAATCGGCGTTCTCGCAAAACGGGTATATGCTCGACTGTTCGCGCAATGCCGTGGCAACCGTTCCGGCGGTTAAAAGACTACTGCAATCCATGTCTTTGATGGGGCTGAACACGTTGCAGCTCTACACCGAAGACACATTTGAAATCCCGGAATGGGAATATTTTGGCTACCAGCGCGGACGCTACACAGCCGACGAACTCAAAGAAATCGACACCTACGCCGCCAAGTTGGGCATTGAGCTGATTCCCTGCGTGCAAACGCTGGCGCATCTTAACGCGGCGTTGCGTTGGGTGCAATTTCATGATATCATCGACTGCAACGACATTTTACTTGTCGGCGAAGAGAAAACGTATAAATTTATCGACGATATGATGAAACAGCTGGCAAGCTGTTTCACCAGCCGCAACATTAACATCGGCATGGACGAAGCGCATATGTTGGGGCTGGGCAAATATCTCGACAAACACGGCTATCAAAATCGCACCGAAATCATGTGTCGCCACTTGACAAAAGTTGTCGAAATCTGTAAAAAGTACGGATTCAAACCCATGATGTGGAGTGATATGTTCTTCCGCCTTGTCGGCGGCGACTACTACCACGGCAGCGATGTGCCGTTCCCGAAAGAAATTTTGGAATTGTTGCCGCCCGAAGTTACATTGGTGTACTGGGATTATTATCACCTCAGCCAAGCACATTACGAGGGTATGCTCAAACAACATAAAAAGTTTCCGAACCCCATCGGGTTCGCCGGCGGCGCATGGAAATGGGGCGGATTGGCGCCTGATTTGCGCTTTAATATGCACACATCGCGATCTAGCCTTGCGGCTTGCCGTGCAACCGGCGTAGACATTGTATTTGCCACAGGCTGGGGCGACAACGGCGCAGAATGCCCGGCGTTTAGCGTACTGCCGGCGTTGCAATTGCAAGCCGAATGCGGTTATATAGACTTCAAATACACGCAACCCAAGTCACTTGACGCAGTTGATATTCTCGACTGTACAATTTTTACCGATGCGGAACTAGCGGCGCGGTTCGCCGTCTGCACAGGCGGCGTGTGGGAAGATTTCTTCTTGCTCGACGATGTTAACAACACAACGGCGCGGCGTGACGGTACGACAAATACGTCCAAGCCATTGCTGTACCAGGATGTATTGCTCGGCTTGTTTGACAAACACGTTGATATTGCGACATTCCCCGCGCACTACGAAACCTTGACGGACAAACTGCACGCCGCGGCCAAGCGCAACGGCGAATGGGGCTATCTGTTCAATCATATGGCGACATTGAGCGACCTGCTTATGGTAAAAAGCACGGTAGGCATTGCCATCACCGAAGCCTATCGCAACGGCGAGCGTGAAAAATTAAGGACACTGGCAAACAATGTATTGCCGGGACTTTGCGGTATGGTGGACGAGCTGATTTTAAGCTTTGAAACTTTCTGGGCACGCGAAAATAAGCCGCAAGGCTTGGAAGTCATTCATATCCGCTTAGGCGGGGTGCGTACACGCTTACTTGCGGCACAGCGGCGCATTAACGGCTATTTGGACGGCGACATTGAGCGGCTTGAAGAACTCGAAGTCGAACGCTTAGGCTTTAACGGTCCCATTCCCGAAGGTGCTGACATAAACACGCACTGCAACATTTGGGAACGGATTGTCAGCGCGTGTCCGATGAACGGGTAA
- a CDS encoding ATP-binding protein — protein sequence MATLHLMIGLPCSGKTTYARKLANDINALLLTPDVWHIKLFGNDIRHENHDINHDNVEMLMWDVAEQILKLGCDVILDFGCWVRVQRDDFRNRAKKLGANFKLHYMDVPYEELYRRLEQRNRNLPQGIFEIPKEEMDKYISFFQPPTSDELQ from the coding sequence ATGGCAACATTGCATTTAATGATAGGACTGCCGTGTAGTGGAAAAACCACTTATGCTCGCAAACTTGCGAACGATATAAATGCTCTTTTGCTTACGCCTGATGTTTGGCATATAAAACTTTTTGGTAATGATATAAGGCATGAAAATCATGATATTAATCATGATAACGTTGAAATGCTTATGTGGGATGTGGCAGAGCAAATATTAAAACTTGGCTGTGATGTAATTCTTGATTTTGGGTGCTGGGTGCGTGTTCAACGAGATGATTTTAGAAATCGAGCGAAAAAATTAGGAGCAAACTTTAAGCTGCACTACATGGATGTTCCTTACGAGGAATTGTATCGTCGTTTGGAACAGCGAAATCGAAATCTACCCCAAGGCATATTTGAAATCCCCAAAGAGGAAATGGATAAATATATTTCTTTTTTTCAACCGCCAACTTCTGATGAATTGCAGTAA